One part of the Thiothrix nivea DSM 5205 genome encodes these proteins:
- the napF gene encoding ferredoxin-type protein NapF: MRGRSPRFSPTAIRPPWALPVAAFVNACTRCDDCIAACPQHILQRGDGGYPEISFRNGECTFCGQCADACKDGAFQPGEHSARNAWNLSVTIQPSCLSLNGVVCRTCGDHCDARAIRFQLQTRAVAVPHIQQENCTGCGACLSVCPVNAVDIKNMPRQEEIAA, from the coding sequence TTGCGTGGCAGAAGCCCCCGTTTCAGCCCAACTGCCATCCGCCCGCCGTGGGCGCTTCCCGTAGCCGCATTCGTCAATGCCTGCACCCGCTGCGATGACTGCATCGCTGCCTGCCCACAACACATCCTGCAACGTGGCGATGGCGGTTACCCCGAAATCAGCTTCCGCAACGGGGAATGCACCTTCTGCGGCCAGTGCGCCGATGCCTGCAAGGATGGAGCCTTCCAGCCCGGCGAACACAGCGCCCGCAATGCCTGGAACCTGTCGGTCACGATCCAGCCATCCTGCCTGTCGCTGAACGGCGTGGTATGCCGCACCTGTGGTGACCACTGCGATGCACGCGCCATCCGCTTCCAGCTACAGACTCGCGCCGTCGCCGTTCCCCATATCCAGCAGGAAAACTGCACCGGTTGCGGAGCCTGCCTCAGTGTTTGCCCGGTCAACGCCGTTGACATCAAGAATATGCCCCGTCAGGAGGAAATCGCCGCATGA
- a CDS encoding chaperone NapD, whose amino-acid sequence MTATPNTALTNICGVLVQIRLEQREAMKQQLLAIPGLEIHADSPEGKLVVTVEADDYTEAAEALNQLQTMKGVLSASLIYHHAEELEVTQSESQS is encoded by the coding sequence ATGACAGCCACACCCAACACAGCCCTTACCAACATCTGCGGCGTGCTGGTGCAAATCCGCCTCGAACAGCGCGAGGCCATGAAACAGCAGTTACTGGCAATTCCGGGGCTGGAAATTCATGCCGACAGCCCGGAAGGCAAGCTGGTAGTGACGGTGGAAGCCGACGATTACACCGAGGCCGCCGAAGCACTCAACCAGTTACAGACCATGAAGGGCGTGCTGTCCGCCTCCCTGATCTACCACCACGCCGAAGAACTCGAAGTTACCCAAAGTGAGAGCCAATCATGA